In Amycolatopsis endophytica, the following are encoded in one genomic region:
- a CDS encoding phosphocholine-specific phospholipase C — MTALNRRGFLQLAGGSAALSALAPSIARAAAIPANHRTGTLRDVEHVVVLMQENRSFDHYFGALRGVRGFGDPHPVTLPSGKSVWHQPDGAREVLPFRPEVRDLGLQFLQDLDHSWDGGHRAWHQGRYDGWIPAKTSTTMAYLTREDIPFHYALADAFTICDAYHCSLVGPTDPNRYYMWSGYTGNDGTGGGPVIDNDEAGYGWTTYPERLEKAGVSWKIYQDVGDGLDAAHSWGWIEDAYRGNYGDNSLLYFDNYRNAQPGDPLYEKARTGTNAKNGDGLFDVLTADVKAGNLPAVSWICAPEAFTEHPNWPANYGAWYIAQVLDALTADPDVWSRTALFITYDENDGFFDHLVPPSPPATGLPGKSTVDTGGELLDGEPYGLGQRVPMLVVSPWSTGGRVCSQVFDHTSIVRFLERRFGVGEPNISPWRREVCGDLTAAFDFSRPDHAVPGLPGTAGYYPPDRDRHPDYVPVPPADPALPSQERGQRAALPLPYDLTVDGSASGGALRLTFANHGEAGAHFHVTSADGPRGYTVGAGKRLTDEWPVSSEVAVHGPNGFFRRFAGDAAEVSARTAGGQVELVLTAKSAVRLTVTSAYGDREKTYRLRAGASTVHHARTTDGWYDVTVTGDGVVRQLAGHVETGRITRTDPALGV, encoded by the coding sequence ATGACAGCCCTGAACCGTCGCGGGTTCCTGCAGCTGGCGGGCGGATCCGCCGCCCTGTCCGCGCTCGCCCCGAGCATCGCCCGCGCCGCGGCCATTCCCGCGAACCACCGCACCGGCACCCTGCGCGACGTCGAGCACGTCGTCGTCCTCATGCAGGAGAACCGGTCGTTCGACCACTACTTCGGCGCGCTGCGCGGGGTGCGCGGGTTCGGCGATCCGCACCCGGTGACGTTGCCGAGCGGGAAATCCGTGTGGCACCAGCCGGACGGCGCGCGCGAGGTGCTGCCGTTCCGGCCCGAAGTGCGCGATCTGGGGCTGCAGTTCCTGCAGGACCTCGACCACAGCTGGGACGGCGGTCACCGGGCCTGGCACCAGGGCCGCTACGACGGCTGGATCCCGGCGAAGACCTCGACCACGATGGCGTACCTGACGCGCGAGGACATCCCCTTCCACTACGCGCTTGCTGACGCGTTCACGATCTGCGACGCGTACCACTGCTCGCTCGTCGGTCCCACCGACCCGAACCGCTACTACATGTGGAGCGGCTACACGGGCAACGACGGCACCGGCGGCGGGCCGGTCATCGACAACGACGAAGCCGGGTACGGCTGGACGACCTACCCCGAGCGGCTGGAGAAGGCCGGCGTGTCGTGGAAGATCTACCAGGACGTCGGCGACGGGCTCGACGCCGCGCACAGCTGGGGCTGGATCGAGGACGCCTACCGCGGCAACTACGGCGACAACTCGTTGCTGTACTTCGACAACTACCGCAACGCACAACCGGGCGACCCGCTCTACGAAAAGGCGCGCACCGGCACGAACGCCAAGAACGGTGACGGGTTGTTCGACGTCCTCACCGCCGACGTCAAGGCGGGCAACCTGCCCGCTGTGTCGTGGATCTGCGCCCCCGAAGCCTTCACCGAGCACCCGAACTGGCCTGCCAACTACGGCGCCTGGTACATCGCGCAGGTCCTGGACGCGCTCACCGCGGACCCGGACGTGTGGAGCAGGACCGCGCTGTTCATCACCTACGACGAGAACGACGGGTTCTTCGACCACCTGGTGCCCCCGTCCCCGCCTGCCACCGGCCTGCCCGGCAAATCCACTGTGGACACCGGCGGCGAGCTGCTGGACGGCGAGCCCTACGGTCTGGGCCAGCGCGTGCCGATGCTGGTGGTGTCGCCGTGGAGCACGGGCGGCCGGGTGTGCTCGCAGGTGTTCGACCACACCTCGATCGTGCGGTTCCTGGAACGGCGGTTCGGGGTCGGGGAGCCCAACATCTCGCCGTGGCGCCGCGAGGTCTGCGGTGATCTGACCGCGGCGTTCGACTTCTCCCGGCCCGACCACGCGGTGCCCGGACTGCCCGGTACGGCAGGCTACTACCCGCCCGACCGCGACCGGCACCCCGACTACGTGCCCGTTCCCCCGGCCGATCCCGCCCTGCCGTCCCAGGAGCGCGGGCAGCGCGCCGCCCTGCCGCTGCCCTACGACCTGACGGTGGACGGCTCGGCCTCCGGCGGTGCGCTGCGGCTGACCTTCGCCAACCACGGCGAGGCGGGCGCGCACTTCCACGTCACCTCCGCCGACGGGCCCCGCGGCTACACGGTCGGCGCCGGGAAACGGCTGACCGACGAGTGGCCGGTGTCGTCGGAGGTCGCGGTCCACGGACCGAACGGGTTCTTCCGCCGCTTCGCCGGTGACGCGGCCGAGGTGTCCGCCCGTACCGCCGGCGGCCAGGTCGAGCTGGTCCTCACCGCCAAGTCCGCGGTGCGGCTGACCGTCACCAGCGCCTACGGCGACCGCGAGAAGACCTACCGGCTGCGGGCGGGCGCGTCCACCGTGCACCACGCGAGGACCACCGACGGCTGGTACGACGTGACGGTCACCGGCGACGGCGTCGTCCGGCAGCTGGCCGGGCACGTGGAGACCGGCCGGATCACGCGGACCGACCCCGCGCTGGGCGTCTGA
- a CDS encoding DUF742 domain-containing protein has translation MADDQWYDEAAGPLIRPYAITRGRIPSVDIKLDVATQVMVIRGKHDPIGLTPEHLTILELCQRPLSVAEIAVYVKVPLAVVKVLCSDLIERGAVIVRSPTQQTVAPDRELLQAVLDGLNRL, from the coding sequence ATGGCGGACGACCAGTGGTACGACGAAGCAGCCGGGCCGCTGATCCGGCCGTACGCCATCACGCGCGGCCGGATCCCGTCGGTCGACATCAAGCTCGACGTCGCCACGCAGGTGATGGTGATCCGGGGCAAGCACGATCCGATCGGCCTCACCCCGGAACACCTGACGATCCTCGAGCTGTGCCAGCGGCCGCTGTCGGTCGCCGAAATTGCCGTGTACGTCAAGGTCCCCCTCGCCGTGGTCAAGGTGCTGTGCAGCGATCTGATCGAACGGGGCGCCGTCATCGTCCGTTCGCCCACCCAGCAGACCGTGGCCCCCGATCGCGAACTACTCCAGGCGGTGCTCGATGGCCTCAACAGGCTCTGA
- a CDS encoding GTP-binding protein — translation MASTGSEDQAVIPTPVKIVIAGGFGAGKTTMVASVSEIVPLSTEEVMTEASTGVDDLTGVERKTTTTVALDFGRITISPQTVLYLFGTPGQDRFWFMWDELALGAIGTVVLVDTRRLDSSFAAIDFFERRKIPFIVAVNCFEDSDDYDEDEIRKALAISPGIPVMFFDARSRESSKLALIRLVRYAMSKLPAEPELTRA, via the coding sequence ATGGCCTCAACAGGCTCTGAAGACCAGGCTGTCATCCCGACGCCGGTCAAGATCGTGATCGCGGGCGGTTTCGGCGCCGGCAAGACCACCATGGTCGCGTCGGTGTCCGAGATCGTCCCGCTGTCCACCGAGGAGGTGATGACGGAGGCCAGCACCGGCGTGGACGATCTCACCGGTGTCGAACGCAAGACCACCACGACGGTCGCGCTGGACTTCGGCCGCATCACCATCTCGCCGCAGACCGTGCTGTACTTGTTCGGCACGCCGGGGCAGGACCGGTTCTGGTTCATGTGGGACGAGCTCGCGCTCGGCGCCATCGGCACCGTCGTGCTCGTCGACACGCGCCGGCTGGACTCCAGCTTCGCGGCGATCGACTTCTTCGAACGACGCAAGATCCCGTTCATCGTGGCGGTGAACTGTTTCGAGGACTCCGACGACTACGACGAGGACGAGATCCGCAAGGCGCTCGCCATCTCCCCCGGCATCCCGGTGATGTTCTTCGACGCACGTTCCCGTGAGTCGAGCAAGCTGGCGCTCATCCGCCTCGTGCGCTACGCGATGAGCAAGCTCCCCGCCGAGCCGGAGCTGACGCGGGCCTGA
- a CDS encoding acyl-CoA synthetase, whose translation MRNQGLGSWPVRRARMSPHAIAVRHDGTALTYAELSRRVARLAHGLRGAGIRPGDRVAYLGPNHPAYLETLFACGQAGAVFVPLNFRLGVPELDYALADSGATVLIHTPEYAETAAAVSARLRRVPAGELDATDDEPLDLPVGRDDVCLLMYTSGSTGRPKAAMLTHGNLTWNSINVLVETDLAGDERALVAAPLFHAAALGMICLPTLLKGGTVILHSSFDPGAVLSTVEHERVTLVFGVPTMYQAIAAHPSWETADLSSIRTLLCGGAPVPADTIRRYLDRGLAFVQGYGMTEAAPGVLFLDRAHAGEKVGSAGVPSFFTDVRVVGPGGEPVPAGEEGEIVVSGPNVMTGYWNRPDATADVLRDGWFHSGDVATVDDDGYYHVVDRLKDMIISGGENIYPAEVENELYAHPAVRACAVIGVPDRKWGEVGKAIVVADGVTGDELLAYLRTRLASYKIPKSVEFTDHLPATGSGKIRKAEVRRRYG comes from the coding sequence GTGCGCAACCAGGGGCTGGGCTCCTGGCCGGTGCGCCGCGCCAGGATGAGCCCGCACGCGATCGCGGTCCGGCACGACGGGACCGCGCTGACGTATGCGGAACTGTCGCGGCGGGTGGCGCGGCTGGCGCACGGGCTGCGCGGCGCCGGGATCCGTCCCGGCGACCGCGTCGCCTACCTCGGGCCGAACCATCCGGCGTACCTGGAGACCCTGTTCGCGTGCGGGCAGGCGGGCGCGGTGTTCGTGCCGCTCAACTTCCGGCTCGGCGTACCGGAACTGGATTACGCGCTGGCCGACTCCGGCGCGACGGTGCTGATCCACACGCCGGAGTACGCCGAAACCGCCGCGGCCGTCTCGGCGCGGTTGCGGCGCGTACCGGCGGGTGAGCTGGACGCGACCGACGACGAACCGCTCGACCTGCCCGTCGGCCGCGACGACGTGTGCCTGCTGATGTACACCTCGGGCAGTACGGGACGGCCCAAGGCCGCGATGCTGACCCACGGGAACCTGACGTGGAACAGCATCAACGTCCTGGTCGAGACCGACCTCGCGGGCGACGAACGGGCCCTGGTCGCGGCGCCGCTGTTCCACGCCGCCGCGCTCGGCATGATCTGCCTGCCGACCCTGCTCAAGGGCGGCACGGTCATCCTGCACTCGTCGTTCGACCCCGGCGCCGTGTTGTCCACTGTGGAGCACGAGCGGGTGACGCTGGTGTTCGGCGTGCCCACGATGTACCAGGCGATCGCGGCGCATCCCTCGTGGGAGACGGCTGACCTGTCGAGCATACGGACCCTGCTGTGCGGCGGGGCGCCGGTGCCCGCGGACACGATCCGCCGCTACCTCGACCGCGGTCTTGCCTTCGTGCAGGGCTACGGCATGACCGAGGCCGCGCCGGGCGTGCTGTTCCTGGACCGGGCCCACGCCGGGGAGAAGGTGGGCTCGGCCGGGGTACCGTCGTTCTTCACCGATGTCCGGGTGGTCGGACCCGGCGGCGAACCAGTGCCGGCGGGGGAGGAGGGCGAGATCGTCGTCAGCGGGCCCAACGTCATGACGGGCTACTGGAACCGGCCGGACGCGACGGCCGACGTTCTGCGGGACGGCTGGTTCCACTCCGGCGACGTGGCCACGGTGGACGATGACGGCTACTACCACGTCGTCGACCGGCTCAAGGACATGATCATCTCCGGTGGCGAGAACATCTACCCCGCCGAGGTGGAGAACGAGCTGTACGCGCACCCCGCCGTGCGGGCCTGCGCGGTGATCGGCGTGCCGGACCGGAAATGGGGCGAGGTCGGCAAGGCGATCGTGGTCGCCGACGGGGTCACCGGGGACGAGCTGCTGGCCTACCTGCGGACGCGACTGGCCTCCTACAAGATCCCGAAGTCGGTCGAGTTCACCGACCACCTCCCCGCGACCGGTTCCGGGAAGATCCGCAAGGCGGAGGTCCGCCGCCGTTACGGCTGA
- a CDS encoding roadblock/LC7 domain-containing protein: MNENENSKVDLNWLLDDTVDRVVGAQHAVVLSADGLLMGKSANLSKDDSDQLSAIASSLQSLAKGASKHFRRGPVLQTLIEMAEGYLFVCAAGQGACLAILAEETVDVEMIAYEMSRLVKRVGDYMTSAPRDAARFVPEHN, from the coding sequence ATGAACGAGAACGAGAATTCCAAGGTCGACCTGAACTGGCTGCTCGACGACACCGTTGACCGGGTCGTCGGGGCGCAGCACGCCGTGGTGCTCTCGGCCGACGGGCTGCTGATGGGCAAGTCCGCGAACCTGTCGAAGGACGATTCGGACCAGCTGTCGGCGATCGCGTCCAGCCTGCAGAGCCTGGCCAAGGGCGCCAGCAAGCACTTCCGGCGCGGCCCGGTCCTGCAGACCCTCATCGAGATGGCGGAGGGCTACCTCTTCGTGTGCGCGGCCGGCCAGGGCGCGTGCCTGGCGATTCTCGCCGAGGAGACCGTCGACGTGGAGATGATCGCGTACGAGATGAGCCGTCTGGTCAAGCGCGTCGGCGACTACATGACCTCGGCTCCCCGGGATGCCGCGAGGTTCGTTCCGGAGCACAACTGA
- a CDS encoding MarR family winged helix-turn-helix transcriptional regulator, translated as MSSEPEDARPLTLYLVKRLELVIRALMDDALRPLGLTTLQYTALSVLRGRGGLSSAQLARRSFLRPQTMHEMVLALEKRGLIERQAQEGNKRVLVATLTEAGEELLDRCAPAVRELEHELLAGLGPSEQNTFREGLERGVAALAALSQARRTSQP; from the coding sequence GTGAGCAGCGAGCCCGAGGACGCCCGGCCACTGACCCTCTACCTGGTCAAACGGCTGGAGCTGGTGATCCGCGCGTTGATGGACGACGCGCTGCGCCCGCTCGGGCTCACTACTCTGCAGTACACGGCGCTGAGCGTGTTGCGTGGCCGGGGTGGCCTGTCCTCGGCGCAGCTGGCCCGCCGGTCGTTCCTGCGGCCGCAGACGATGCACGAGATGGTGCTGGCGCTGGAGAAGCGCGGCCTGATCGAGCGCCAGGCACAGGAGGGCAACAAGCGGGTGCTGGTGGCGACCCTGACCGAGGCGGGCGAGGAGCTGCTCGACAGGTGCGCGCCCGCCGTGCGGGAGCTGGAGCACGAGCTGCTGGCCGGTCTCGGCCCGTCGGAGCAGAACACCTTCCGGGAGGGCCTGGAGCGCGGTGTCGCCGCGCTCGCGGCCCTCTCGCAGGCGCGCCGCACGAGTCAGCCGTAA
- a CDS encoding tryptophan dimethylallyltransferase family protein, which produces MNVPVTLFDHARDQLRNLCQVAGFADEDEAPATVLRELLGAAGRRPLTAPPVWLSDVADDATPVEFSLAFDASGERAVRILGETIPENPGPAANIEAAKRFLTHMAQRYAVNLDRFRAVEDLFLTERPQGKFALWFSLILRPGRVPALKVYFNPLVRGDQAARGLVAEALRRLGLRDAYDTVERYALCRGAADKFSFFALDLDDGPLSRVKLYVSHDSGDSSTVERAATAVDGVDPLALREFLTLAGGGTGPFAGRPLVSSYSFVEADSGRPGNYSLYLPVRDYVPDDEVARAQALAHLERAGVPAAELDRAIGAMTSRPLSEGVGLVAHLSLRLGRFGSGTTVYLSSEAYGVTPSRARAAAAL; this is translated from the coding sequence GTGAACGTCCCTGTGACCCTTTTCGACCATGCCCGTGATCAGCTCAGAAATCTGTGCCAGGTGGCGGGTTTCGCCGACGAAGACGAAGCCCCCGCCACCGTCCTGCGCGAACTCCTCGGCGCGGCGGGCCGCCGCCCGCTGACCGCGCCACCAGTGTGGCTTTCGGACGTCGCCGACGACGCGACGCCCGTGGAGTTCTCGCTCGCCTTCGACGCCAGTGGCGAGCGCGCGGTGCGGATCCTCGGTGAGACTATCCCGGAAAACCCCGGTCCCGCAGCCAACATCGAGGCCGCGAAGCGCTTTCTCACCCACATGGCGCAGCGCTACGCCGTGAACCTCGATCGTTTCCGCGCGGTCGAGGATCTGTTCCTCACCGAACGTCCACAGGGGAAGTTCGCACTGTGGTTCTCGCTGATCCTGCGCCCCGGACGTGTGCCCGCCCTGAAGGTCTACTTCAACCCGCTCGTACGTGGCGACCAGGCCGCGCGGGGACTGGTCGCGGAAGCGCTGCGCCGACTGGGGTTGCGTGACGCCTACGACACGGTCGAGCGTTACGCGCTGTGCCGAGGCGCCGCGGACAAGTTCTCGTTCTTCGCGCTGGACCTCGACGACGGTCCGCTGTCGAGGGTCAAGCTCTACGTCTCCCACGACTCCGGCGACTCATCCACGGTCGAACGCGCCGCGACCGCGGTGGACGGCGTGGACCCGCTGGCGCTGCGGGAGTTCCTCACGCTCGCGGGTGGCGGCACCGGCCCGTTCGCGGGCAGACCGCTGGTGTCGAGCTACTCGTTCGTCGAGGCGGACTCCGGCCGGCCCGGCAACTACAGCCTCTACCTCCCGGTCCGCGACTACGTCCCGGACGACGAGGTGGCGCGTGCGCAGGCGCTGGCCCACCTGGAACGGGCCGGAGTGCCCGCCGCGGAACTGGACCGGGCCATCGGTGCGATGACGAGCCGCCCGCTGAGCGAGGGGGTGGGCCTGGTCGCGCACCTGTCGCTGCGTCTCGGCCGGTTCGGGTCCGGGACCACGGTATATCTTTCGTCGGAGGCATACGGCGTGACACCGTCACGGGCGAGGGCCGCCGCCGCGTTGTGA
- a CDS encoding tryptophanase, which yields MKSFPPYRVQVVKEIPITTRQEREEALSLAGYNMFDLPANKVTIDLLTDSGTGAVSAAQEAGAAAADRSYAGSDSWYRFRQALEDVTSFPHLFPVHQGRAAERVLFTTALKPGQISLSNTHFDTTRANVELAGAEARDLPCAEAADLDSREPFKGDIDLAALEDTLAGPDGPRVGQVLITITNNGGGGQPVSMANLKAVRALCDRFRVPFFLDAARFAENSWLVTQREEGYADKTPTQVAQETFALADGFVASLKKDAISPMGAAIGVRDTRLAKQVEAILIATEGFRTYGGMGAHDLERVAQGLREVLDPHYLRNRAEETAHFARLINEAGVDIVQPAGVHGLYLNAGRLLPHLPPRGFPGHALACELYLAGGIRCAELGSLYLGTFDESHELVSPAPFELVRLAIPRRTYTLAHLEYVADVLGAIAKNPERVPEYRVTYAPELLRHFNLKLRQVPRSGS from the coding sequence ATGAAGTCGTTCCCGCCGTACCGGGTCCAGGTTGTCAAGGAGATACCGATCACCACCCGGCAGGAGCGGGAGGAAGCGCTTTCCCTGGCCGGGTACAACATGTTCGATCTGCCCGCGAACAAGGTCACCATCGACCTGCTGACCGACTCGGGCACCGGCGCGGTGAGCGCGGCACAGGAGGCGGGCGCGGCCGCGGCCGACCGGTCCTACGCCGGATCCGATTCCTGGTACCGGTTCCGGCAGGCCCTGGAGGACGTGACCTCGTTCCCGCATCTGTTCCCCGTCCACCAGGGACGCGCGGCGGAGCGGGTCCTGTTCACCACGGCGTTGAAGCCGGGGCAGATCTCGCTGTCCAACACGCACTTCGACACGACTCGCGCGAACGTCGAACTCGCCGGCGCCGAGGCACGGGACCTGCCGTGCGCCGAGGCCGCCGACCTGGACAGCCGGGAGCCGTTCAAGGGTGACATCGACCTCGCCGCGCTCGAAGACACGCTGGCGGGCCCGGACGGCCCGCGGGTCGGCCAGGTGCTCATCACGATCACCAACAACGGTGGCGGTGGGCAGCCGGTGTCGATGGCCAACCTCAAGGCCGTGCGGGCGTTGTGCGACCGGTTCCGCGTACCGTTCTTCCTGGACGCGGCCCGGTTCGCGGAGAACTCGTGGCTGGTGACGCAGCGGGAAGAGGGCTACGCGGACAAGACGCCCACGCAGGTCGCGCAGGAGACGTTCGCGCTCGCCGACGGTTTCGTGGCCAGCCTCAAGAAGGACGCGATCTCCCCGATGGGCGCGGCGATCGGCGTGCGCGACACCCGCCTGGCCAAGCAGGTCGAGGCGATCCTCATCGCGACCGAGGGTTTCCGCACCTACGGCGGCATGGGCGCGCACGACCTGGAACGCGTCGCCCAGGGCCTGCGGGAGGTCCTGGACCCGCACTACCTGCGCAACCGCGCGGAGGAGACGGCGCACTTCGCCCGGCTGATCAACGAGGCCGGAGTGGACATCGTGCAGCCGGCCGGTGTCCACGGCCTCTACCTGAACGCCGGGCGCCTGCTCCCGCACCTGCCCCCGCGCGGTTTCCCCGGCCACGCGCTCGCGTGCGAACTGTACCTGGCGGGCGGCATCCGGTGCGCCGAACTGGGGTCCCTGTACCTGGGCACGTTCGACGAGTCGCATGAGCTGGTGAGCCCGGCGCCGTTCGAGCTGGTCCGGCTGGCGATTCCGCGACGGACGTATACGCTGGCGCACCTGGAGTATGTGGCGGATGTGCTCGGGGCGATTGCGAAGAATCCGGAGCGGGTGCCGGAGTACCGGGTGACCTACGCGCCGGAGTTGTTGCGGCACTTCAACCTGAAGCTGCGGCAGGTGCCCCGGTCGGGTTCGTAG
- a CDS encoding sensor histidine kinase, with protein MKNKEEKSGEGHHQSIRKRLTGTVLIPSIALLVMWIAGSGYFLVDAIYVRTVASSVQDVSIPAVTALGAVQQERQLSLVYLERPQVGLRDLQAQQQSIDKSLTGLRAALTDVKSLVPDEIGQRMNQVESSLDQLPVIRAEINLRTISKEQVNDFYNRLLDTSTDLFDSQARLVPDAESTQGGMTSVDIFRASDQMSRAASLVSSAFAAGQMAPNDHLQFAQLVGSYRTQLAKIASYMAPEAGERYRALTTSDEWQRLAAAENVIISHGPGTFRENSGGLTVQENDWRDLTTQVSTQLIGLTVEQSELASGAALDKGNVNLWTVIIGSVVALLAAVASIWVAIRVSRTLVDRTLMTRLERLRNDSLELARTRLPSIVGRLKEGDSVDIGGELPRLDHGKDEIGQVAEAFNIAQLTAVQAAASEAKARSGVNNVFLGIAHRNQGLVHRQLQILDRMESREENPEQLKGLFQLDHLATRARRTTENLIILGGKQPGRRWRKPVWLMDVLRAAVSETEHYSRVEVENVPQVAIIGSAVADTIHLVAELVDNATTFSPPGSQVHMTSTLVARGVVVDVADQGLGMKDDVREWANRMMSEPPEFDAMALKADSSLGLFVVARLAARLGLKVMFDSSRYGGTRATILIPTTLLATGDQVAENADPEFPGAGAMSGDDSHELEETGRTAGTNGMGRRHDNNGSPEPVRRAPAEIPSGRHAEPEPETANEVTGVQTISVVEPDDVPAPAPSPRPKRPRAPLPQREPQQNLVAQLRDDPESDATDYHEFSGRTRSTLSAFHKGTRRGRDADTPETPRPTTD; from the coding sequence GTGAAAAACAAAGAAGAGAAGTCAGGCGAAGGCCACCACCAGTCGATCCGAAAGCGCCTGACCGGAACCGTTCTGATCCCCAGTATCGCACTGCTGGTGATGTGGATCGCGGGTTCCGGCTACTTCCTGGTCGACGCGATCTACGTCCGCACCGTGGCCTCCTCCGTGCAGGACGTCTCGATCCCCGCCGTCACCGCGCTCGGCGCCGTCCAGCAGGAACGCCAGCTGTCCCTGGTCTACCTCGAACGCCCCCAGGTGGGCCTGCGTGACCTGCAGGCGCAGCAGCAGTCGATCGACAAGTCGCTGACCGGCCTGCGCGCCGCGCTGACCGACGTGAAGAGCCTCGTACCCGACGAGATCGGGCAGCGGATGAACCAGGTGGAGTCGAGCCTCGACCAGCTCCCGGTGATCCGCGCGGAGATCAACCTGCGCACCATCTCCAAGGAGCAGGTCAACGACTTCTACAACCGGCTGCTGGACACCTCGACCGACCTGTTCGACTCGCAGGCCCGGCTGGTGCCGGACGCCGAGTCCACCCAGGGCGGTATGACGTCGGTGGACATCTTCCGCGCCTCCGACCAGATGTCGCGGGCGGCCTCGCTGGTCTCCAGTGCCTTCGCCGCGGGCCAGATGGCCCCGAACGACCACCTGCAGTTCGCGCAGCTCGTCGGCAGCTACCGCACCCAGCTCGCGAAGATCGCCAGCTACATGGCCCCCGAGGCCGGTGAACGCTACCGCGCGCTCACCACGAGCGACGAGTGGCAGCGGCTCGCCGCCGCCGAAAACGTGATCATCTCGCACGGGCCGGGCACCTTCCGCGAGAACTCCGGCGGCCTGACCGTGCAGGAGAACGACTGGCGCGATCTCACCACGCAGGTGTCGACCCAGCTGATCGGCCTCACCGTCGAGCAGTCCGAACTGGCCTCCGGCGCGGCGCTGGACAAGGGCAACGTCAACCTGTGGACCGTGATCATCGGCAGTGTGGTCGCCCTGCTCGCGGCCGTCGCCTCGATCTGGGTGGCCATCCGTGTGTCCCGCACGCTGGTCGACCGGACCCTGATGACCCGCCTCGAACGCCTGCGCAACGACTCGCTGGAGCTGGCACGCACCCGGCTGCCCAGTATCGTCGGCCGCCTCAAGGAAGGGGACTCCGTCGACATCGGCGGCGAGCTGCCCCGGCTGGACCACGGCAAGGACGAGATCGGGCAGGTGGCCGAGGCGTTCAACATCGCTCAGCTGACCGCCGTCCAGGCCGCCGCGAGCGAGGCCAAGGCCCGCAGCGGTGTCAACAACGTGTTCCTCGGTATCGCCCACCGCAACCAGGGCCTGGTGCACCGCCAGCTGCAGATCCTGGACCGGATGGAGAGCCGCGAGGAGAACCCGGAGCAGCTCAAGGGCCTGTTCCAGCTCGACCACCTCGCCACCCGCGCCCGCCGCACCACCGAGAACCTGATCATCCTCGGCGGCAAGCAGCCGGGCCGCCGCTGGCGCAAGCCGGTGTGGCTGATGGACGTGCTGCGGGCCGCGGTGTCGGAGACCGAGCACTACTCCCGCGTCGAGGTGGAAAACGTTCCGCAGGTCGCGATCATCGGGTCCGCGGTCGCCGACACGATCCACCTGGTCGCCGAGCTGGTGGACAACGCCACGACGTTCTCCCCGCCCGGGTCGCAGGTCCACATGACCTCCACCCTGGTCGCCCGCGGTGTCGTCGTCGACGTCGCCGACCAGGGGCTGGGCATGAAGGACGACGTGCGCGAGTGGGCCAACCGGATGATGTCGGAGCCACCCGAGTTCGACGCGATGGCGCTCAAGGCCGACTCCAGCCTGGGCCTGTTCGTGGTCGCGCGCCTGGCGGCGCGGCTCGGGCTCAAGGTCATGTTCGACTCGTCGCGCTACGGTGGCACCCGCGCCACCATCCTGATACCGACGACCCTGCTCGCCACCGGGGACCAGGTCGCCGAGAACGCCGATCCGGAGTTCCCCGGTGCCGGCGCGATGTCCGGGGACGACTCGCACGAGCTGGAGGAGACCGGCCGCACGGCCGGCACGAACGGTATGGGACGACGACACGACAACAACGGTTCCCCCGAACCAGTGCGGCGCGCCCCGGCGGAGATCCCGTCGGGCAGGCACGCCGAACCCGAACCGGAGACGGCCAACGAGGTCACCGGTGTGCAGACGATCTCCGTCGTGGAGCCCGACGACGTGCCCGCCCCGGCGCCGTCGCCGCGTCCCAAGCGACCACGGGCACCGCTGCCGCAGCGCGAACCGCAGCAGAACCTCGTCGCCCAGCTCCGCGACGACCCCGAGTCCGACGCCACCGACTACCACGAGTTCTCCGGACGTACCCGCAGCACGCTTTCGGCGTTCCACAAGGGAACCCGCCGCGGGCGCGACGCGGACACCCCGGAAACCCCCCGGCCCACCACCGACTGA